GCCGCCGGGACACCCGACTGACCGACGTCACCAGGTCGGGGGCCGCCGCTCCGGCCAGCGCAGCACGTCCTCCAGCTGCGCGGCCAGCGCCAGCAGCGTCGCCTCGCCGCCCGGACGGCCGACGAGCTGGACGCCCATCGGCAGCCCGTCCGCCGTCCAGTGCGTGGGCACCGTGACCGCGGGCAGGCCGGCCACGTTCAACCACGACGTGAACGGCGTGTACTGGCACTGCTGCACGAAGTTGCGGTCCGGGTCCTCCGCGTCGAACCAGCCCACCGGTCGCGGCGTCATCGCCAGCGCGGGCGTCACCACGGCGTCCAGGTCGCCGAACCCCGCGATGAGCCGCCGCTCGAACATCACCAGGGTGCGCAGCGCCGTCACCAGCTCCCGGGCGGGCACCTCCCGGCCGCGCCGCACCAGCCACGCCGTCAACGGCTCCATCCGGTCCAGCGTCGCGTCGTCGTCGACCGGGACCGCGGACGCCCCCGCCATCCACAGGGTGCGGAACGCGTCGCCGTACTCCGGCGCCGGGTCCCACCGGTGGTCCTCCACCCCGTGCCCCAGCCTCGTCAGCGCCCGCACGCCCGCGTCCAGCGCGGCCCGCGCCTCCGGCTCGACGGTGATGTCGTAGTAGTCCTCCCACGCGGACCACGTCGTCACACCCAGCCGGAACCGGCCGCCGTCGTCGTCCCGGCCCGCGACCTCGCCCCGCTGCGCCGCCGCCAGGTACGCCCCCGCGTGCGCGACCGGCGCGCGCAGCGTGAACGGGTGCGCCGCGCCGCCGTCCGGCCGCCGCCGGATCATCCCCTCCAGCAGCAGCGCCGTGTCCGCCGTGGTGCGCGCCAACGGACCGTTGACCACGAGCCCGCCCGCCGACTCGATGCCCGACCCCGACGGCAGCAGCCCTCGCGACGGCTTCAGCCCCACCACCCCGCACGCCGCCGCCGGGATGCGGACCGACCCGCCGCCGTCCGACCCCGGCGCGAACGGCAGCAGCCCCGCCGCCACCGCCACCGCGGC
This Isoptericola jiangsuensis DNA region includes the following protein-coding sequences:
- a CDS encoding amidase; translation: MDALHEQTAVELRDRLRAGELTPSEVADHFLARIAARNAELGAFCLVTADSARERAGRLGAGRPAGPLWGLPSGDKDLWSRAGVPTGFGSRALAGFVPEVSDDVVLDLDAAGLVSLGRTTAPELGFPAYTEPLAGPVARNPWDTSRGAGGSSGGAAVAVAAGLLPFAPGSDGGGSVRIPAAACGVVGLKPSRGLLPSGSGIESAGGLVVNGPLARTTADTALLLEGMIRRRPDGGAAHPFTLRAPVAHAGAYLAAAQRGEVAGRDDDGGRFRLGVTTWSAWEDYYDITVEPEARAALDAGVRALTRLGHGVEDHRWDPAPEYGDAFRTLWMAGASAVPVDDDATLDRMEPLTAWLVRRGREVPARELVTALRTLVMFERRLIAGFGDLDAVVTPALAMTPRPVGWFDAEDPDRNFVQQCQYTPFTSWLNVAGLPAVTVPTHWTADGLPMGVQLVGRPGGEATLLALAAQLEDVLRWPERRPPTW